A stretch of the Methanofervidicoccus abyssi genome encodes the following:
- a CDS encoding PHP domain-containing protein, translating into MKVDMHVHTIKSSCSLNPPRLLKKLCSKMKILPMICDHNTLTETDFGIPGEEIPTDRGEFIGLFLNEEVNEKDIFEAMDKVKEQGGLIYLPHPFDEKRRRSLCKYNILNDKDFKRRVDIVEVFNSRCEDNRPNEMAYKYAKMNNMLMGVGSDSHFPWELGNAYLIVEEFDRDNPKEFLKVLKKNNRDGFKYYGKLGNPINMLCSKLSKRINNSGSLRLPKLKFNKNMIRYL; encoded by the coding sequence ATGAAAGTAGATATGCATGTCCATACTATAAAGTCTAGTTGTTCCTTGAACCCCCCAAGATTGTTGAAAAAACTGTGCTCAAAGATGAAAATACTCCCCATGATATGTGATCACAACACACTTACAGAGACGGATTTTGGAATACCGGGAGAAGAGATACCTACAGACAGGGGGGAATTCATAGGTCTATTTTTAAATGAAGAGGTAAATGAGAAAGATATATTTGAGGCCATGGATAAGGTGAAAGAACAGGGGGGATTGATATACCTGCCTCATCCATTTGATGAAAAGAGGCGTAGATCTCTCTGTAAATACAACATCCTAAACGACAAGGACTTTAAAAGAAGGGTGGATATTGTAGAGGTTTTTAACAGTAGGTGCGAAGATAACAGGCCTAACGAAATGGCCTACAAGTACGCTAAAATGAACAATATGCTAATGGGTGTAGGGAGTGACTCTCACTTCCCGTGGGAGTTGGGCAATGCATATCTGATAGTTGAAGAATTCGATAGAGATAATCCCAAAGAGTTTTTAAAAGTACTTAAGAAAAACAACAGGGATGGTTTTAAATACTATGGAAAATTAGGAAATCCTATAAATATGTTATGTAGTAAACTCTCAAAGAGAATAAACAACTCAGGCTCCTTGAGACTCCCAAAGTTAAAATTTAACAAGAATATGATAAGATACCTATAG
- the aspS gene encoding aspartate--tRNA(Asn) ligase, whose product MDVKVDSLKTWRRTHYTDEIKGEMDGEEVTVMGWINSIRKLGKLVFVILRDREGMIQIVIPKQKVSEEVFKIGKSLGREDVVAVKGKVVANEKAPGGCEIVPMEIKVLSKAHSPLPLDPSEKVPADLDTRLDNRFLDLRRPKITALFKVKSEMLKSVRNTFYDEGFIEVNTPKLVASATEGGTELFPLSYFEKEAFLSQSPQLYKQMLMAAGFDRVFEIGPIFRAEEHNTRRHLNEAVSIDCEMSFADDRDAMEILEKVVHNTLLHLKDHCKKELEILDVDLKIQDTPFPRLTYDEVVDIVNTKGVDMEWGEDLSRAGEKALGEYMEGFYFIINWPRDIRPFYTLPKEEDPKLCKAFDLMYRDLEIASGAQRNHIYDLLVDSIKRMGLNPESFESYLQAFKYGMPPHAGWGLGAERFMMVLGRQKNIRECILFPRDRHRLTP is encoded by the coding sequence ATGGATGTTAAAGTAGATAGTTTAAAGACGTGGAGAAGGACACACTACACAGATGAGATAAAAGGAGAGATGGATGGAGAAGAAGTAACAGTCATGGGATGGATAAATTCCATAAGAAAGTTAGGTAAGTTGGTGTTTGTAATACTGAGGGACAGAGAGGGGATGATACAGATAGTTATTCCAAAGCAGAAGGTCTCCGAGGAGGTATTTAAGATCGGGAAATCTCTTGGAAGGGAGGATGTTGTTGCTGTTAAGGGAAAGGTAGTAGCAAACGAGAAAGCTCCTGGAGGATGTGAAATAGTACCGATGGAGATCAAGGTACTGAGCAAGGCACACTCTCCTCTTCCACTGGATCCGTCAGAGAAAGTACCTGCAGACTTGGATACAAGACTTGACAACAGGTTTTTAGATCTTAGAAGGCCCAAGATAACTGCACTCTTTAAAGTAAAATCTGAGATGTTAAAATCTGTAAGGAACACTTTCTACGACGAAGGATTTATAGAGGTTAATACACCGAAACTTGTGGCAAGTGCTACAGAGGGAGGTACAGAACTTTTTCCACTATCTTACTTTGAGAAGGAGGCTTTCTTAAGTCAGAGTCCTCAGTTATACAAACAGATGCTAATGGCTGCAGGTTTTGACAGAGTATTTGAGATAGGCCCTATATTCAGGGCAGAAGAGCACAATACCAGGAGGCATCTAAATGAAGCGGTATCTATAGACTGTGAGATGTCCTTTGCAGATGACAGGGATGCCATGGAGATTCTCGAAAAGGTAGTGCATAATACTCTTCTTCATCTAAAAGATCACTGTAAGAAAGAACTGGAGATACTAGATGTAGATCTAAAGATACAGGATACTCCATTTCCAAGATTAACATACGACGAAGTCGTTGATATTGTAAATACAAAAGGAGTGGATATGGAGTGGGGGGAGGACCTTTCAAGGGCTGGGGAGAAGGCGTTAGGGGAATATATGGAAGGGTTCTACTTCATAATTAACTGGCCCAGAGACATTAGGCCGTTTTACACCTTACCAAAGGAGGAGGATCCAAAACTTTGTAAGGCTTTTGATCTGATGTATAGGGATCTGGAGATTGCCTCAGGTGCCCAGAGAAATCATATATATGACCTTTTAGTAGATAGCATTAAGAGAATGGGATTGAATCCCGAAAGTTTCGAGAGTTACCTTCAGGCTTTTAAATATGGAATGCCCCCTCATGCAGGTTGGGGACTAGGTGCAGAGAGATTTATGATGGTGTTAGGGAGACAGAAAAATATCAGGGAGTGTATTCTCTTCCCAAGAGATAGACATAGACTTACACCTTAA
- a CDS encoding metal-sulfur cluster assembly factor, with translation MVSKEDVIKALKNVIDPHIGISIVDMGLVKNVEIDEENNVSFELIPTNPACMSVMGMALGAKEEVKKIDGVKDVKVVVKGHIMEDDINKIINSSE, from the coding sequence ATGGTATCTAAGGAAGATGTAATAAAAGCTTTAAAGAATGTTATAGATCCTCATATAGGAATAAGTATCGTAGATATGGGGTTGGTAAAGAACGTAGAGATAGATGAAGAAAATAACGTATCCTTTGAACTGATACCTACAAATCCTGCGTGTATGAGTGTAATGGGCATGGCGTTGGGAGCAAAGGAAGAGGTTAAGAAGATAGATGGGGTAAAAGATGTTAAAGTTGTAGTAAAGGGGCATATAATGGAGGATGATATCAACAAGATAATAAACAGCAGCGAGTAA
- the hisS gene encoding histidine--tRNA ligase: MFSRPKGTRDFLPEEMKKRRIVEEKLRRVFESYNFKEILTPTFESFQLLSKKTGEEIRRQLFVFKDHGGREMGLRPEITSSVVRLYLNELKNRPKPLKLYYFTNCFRYENPQAGRYREFWQMGCELIGSKYSIADGEVINLAMDGLDAVGLEYEIHIGHLGVLKGIFKKFNLSEEKELDIRRLIDKEDYGGLRDYLESIESSQELKETIFTLLKFKGDREILEEVKEVLKDYPLSLQALENLEEILEFVKKEDIIINFGIARGLDYYTGMVFEIYGKKEGARQLCGGGRYDNLIELFGGEPTPAVGFAYGFDRIMLNIPDFEVEENVILIVPVKKDKDLLKKSLKIADELRRRGKVVEVDLMNRRLNKALNYADTLGIKKVVIVGERELEKGMVLVKDMESGDQIGVKLGELGEFV; encoded by the coding sequence ATGTTCAGTAGGCCTAAGGGGACGAGGGATTTTCTACCTGAAGAGATGAAGAAGAGGAGGATTGTAGAGGAGAAACTTAGGAGAGTTTTTGAGAGTTATAACTTTAAGGAGATACTTACACCTACCTTCGAGAGTTTTCAACTACTATCTAAAAAGACGGGGGAGGAGATAAGGAGACAACTCTTTGTATTTAAGGACCATGGAGGTAGGGAGATGGGCCTCAGGCCTGAGATTACTTCTTCCGTTGTCAGGCTCTATCTAAACGAACTTAAAAATCGCCCTAAACCTCTAAAACTCTACTACTTCACAAACTGTTTTAGATACGAGAATCCTCAGGCTGGGAGATACAGGGAGTTTTGGCAGATGGGATGTGAGTTAATAGGTAGTAAGTATTCTATAGCAGATGGGGAAGTTATAAATCTTGCCATGGATGGTTTAGATGCTGTAGGTTTGGAGTATGAGATCCATATAGGCCACTTAGGAGTGCTTAAAGGTATATTTAAGAAGTTTAACCTTTCAGAAGAGAAGGAGTTGGATATAAGGAGACTTATAGACAAGGAAGATTACGGGGGACTTAGAGATTATTTGGAGAGTATAGAGTCTTCCCAGGAGTTAAAAGAGACGATATTTACACTCCTGAAATTTAAGGGAGATAGGGAGATACTGGAAGAGGTAAAGGAGGTGTTGAAGGATTATCCTCTATCACTCCAGGCTCTAGAGAACTTAGAGGAAATATTAGAATTCGTAAAGAAAGAAGACATAATTATAAATTTCGGGATAGCACGGGGATTGGATTACTATACAGGTATGGTATTTGAGATATATGGGAAGAAAGAGGGAGCTAGACAGTTATGTGGAGGAGGTAGATACGATAACTTAATAGAACTCTTTGGAGGGGAACCTACACCTGCAGTTGGTTTTGCCTATGGATTTGACAGGATAATGTTGAATATCCCTGATTTTGAGGTAGAGGAAAATGTTATACTGATAGTACCTGTTAAAAAAGATAAGGACTTACTGAAGAAATCTTTAAAGATTGCAGATGAACTTAGGAGAAGGGGGAAGGTTGTAGAAGTGGATCTGATGAACAGGAGGTTGAACAAGGCTCTTAACTACGCTGACACCCTCGGAATTAAGAAGGTTGTAATTGTAGGAGAAAGGGAACTGGAGAAAGGGATGGTATTGGTAAAAGATATGGAAAGTGGAGATCAGATAGGTGTGAAGTTGGGAGAATTAGGAGAGTTTGTTTAA
- a CDS encoding U32 family peptidase, whose amino-acid sequence MVELLAPARDLTCLKTAVDYGADGIYCGLKEFNMRITAKNFTREELKEGVKIAHDNNRKIYLCLNTVIYERDLKKLEEILDFAVESEVDAVIVSDVGAMMLARDYGLKVHASVQTNITNSITAKFYSKFAKRVILSRELTLNQIREIRKKLKEEGIDLELEGFVHGALCVAISGRCFLSAYLFNRNANCGDCLQPCRRRWKLINEHHDGIHELICEGKYLLSPKDLCMIEHIPELIEVLDSFKIEGRSKNADYVMRTVKVYREAIDAVLDGTYYEKLPYFKKELLKSYNREFDTGFYFRDRIDRHDFQYEIEGNASPYRKVEVGVVTNFYKKIGVAEIKLTGDLRIGDTIIIMGNKTGCIEEKVESMEIDHKPVKVAKRGKRVGVKIRGIARENDRVFVLLKKDTTIKS is encoded by the coding sequence GTGGTGGAACTACTGGCTCCTGCAAGGGATCTAACATGTCTTAAGACTGCAGTTGATTACGGGGCAGATGGGATATACTGTGGATTGAAGGAGTTCAACATGAGGATAACTGCCAAAAACTTTACAAGGGAGGAGTTGAAGGAGGGTGTGAAGATAGCCCACGATAACAACAGAAAGATCTACCTCTGTTTAAATACCGTAATATACGAGAGAGATCTGAAGAAGTTAGAAGAAATTTTAGACTTTGCAGTTGAATCTGAGGTAGATGCAGTTATAGTTAGTGATGTAGGGGCTATGATGCTTGCAAGGGATTACGGTTTAAAGGTACATGCAAGTGTTCAGACAAATATCACAAACTCCATAACTGCAAAGTTCTACTCCAAGTTTGCAAAAAGGGTTATACTATCCAGAGAGTTGACTTTAAACCAGATAAGGGAGATAAGGAAGAAGTTAAAAGAGGAAGGTATAGATTTAGAGTTGGAGGGTTTTGTCCATGGGGCGCTATGTGTAGCTATAAGTGGTAGGTGCTTCCTAAGTGCCTACCTATTCAACAGGAATGCAAACTGTGGGGATTGCCTCCAACCATGTAGAAGAAGGTGGAAGTTGATAAATGAGCACCACGACGGTATCCATGAGTTGATCTGTGAGGGGAAATATCTCCTATCTCCTAAGGATCTCTGTATGATAGAACATATTCCAGAACTTATAGAGGTGTTAGATAGTTTTAAAATAGAGGGAAGAAGTAAAAACGCCGACTATGTAATGAGAACTGTGAAAGTTTACAGGGAGGCTATAGATGCTGTATTAGATGGTACCTACTACGAGAAGTTACCTTACTTTAAAAAGGAACTTCTTAAATCCTACAACAGGGAGTTTGATACAGGTTTTTACTTTAGAGATAGGATAGATAGACATGACTTCCAGTATGAGATAGAGGGAAACGCTTCTCCATACAGGAAGGTTGAAGTGGGGGTTGTAACGAATTTCTACAAGAAGATAGGAGTGGCAGAGATTAAATTAACTGGAGATTTGAGGATTGGGGACACTATAATTATAATGGGAAATAAGACAGGATGTATAGAGGAAAAGGTTGAATCTATGGAGATCGACCATAAACCTGTAAAGGTAGCTAAGAGAGGGAAGAGAGTTGGTGTTAAGATCAGAGGTATTGCCAGAGAAAATGATAGAGTGTTTGTTTTGTTAAAAAAAGATACTACTATAAAATCTTAA
- a CDS encoding P-loop domain-containing protein — MNTWEFIKEIVKNIKNPNLNKSALTSSNKNKLFYVSDQGDGKVKVVLPFVFRREDLIDLNSKGLEGSTARIIECIKEEMKKGKFSPLSGNLGRRYRELYEPLTVVNCDMNIGSNLWRADRYNYIEGNRIHLLLRMIFSERDPRSIGRKIDELSQELEDYIDRISYSLLKKENINIVNQKDLRNRLDTLDLVAFIGDNSKPARSYTPVRRHFRIAGPKEGVNVPFITPRELNPVEVELYDGRVITGLGIKKREIFIITGRNAQGKTTLLEGIESGQDDHLLGDGREYIITTRDLAKITGGSMDMQGCDISLFFEKLPKGLKGTPKKVVGRASTSMTMAYRIQRAMTNGVDVILIDEDNSAVNLLVSGLLSKWFEGVKSLSEIMMKEREKLTSAFIITTSSLDLLTALADRAIYLEDHEAKYLDLEYFREELSKYYLELSRELKRIGGDKGGGTTGSCKGSNMS, encoded by the coding sequence ATGAATACCTGGGAATTTATAAAAGAGATAGTAAAGAATATCAAAAACCCAAATTTAAACAAATCTGCCTTAACATCTTCAAACAAAAATAAACTCTTTTACGTCAGTGATCAGGGAGATGGAAAGGTAAAGGTAGTCCTGCCCTTTGTTTTCAGAAGGGAAGATCTTATCGATCTAAATTCTAAGGGATTAGAAGGAAGTACCGCCAGGATTATCGAATGTATTAAGGAGGAGATGAAAAAAGGAAAGTTTTCTCCACTTTCAGGAAATCTTGGAAGGAGGTACAGAGAACTCTACGAGCCTCTCACCGTAGTAAATTGTGATATGAATATAGGGAGTAACCTCTGGAGGGCAGATAGATACAATTACATAGAGGGAAACAGGATACATCTACTTTTAAGGATGATATTCTCTGAGAGGGATCCAAGGAGTATTGGTAGAAAAATAGATGAACTCTCCCAGGAATTGGAGGACTACATAGATAGAATATCTTATTCCCTACTAAAGAAGGAGAATATCAATATAGTTAATCAGAAGGATCTAAGGAATAGGTTAGATACTCTAGACCTTGTAGCCTTCATAGGGGACAACTCTAAGCCTGCCAGGAGTTATACACCTGTAAGAAGACACTTTCGAATAGCAGGACCTAAGGAAGGGGTAAATGTACCTTTTATAACTCCTAGAGAGTTAAACCCTGTAGAAGTGGAGTTGTATGATGGAAGAGTAATTACAGGACTAGGTATTAAGAAGAGGGAAATATTCATTATTACTGGGAGAAATGCCCAGGGGAAGACTACACTACTTGAAGGTATAGAGAGTGGTCAAGACGATCACCTCCTAGGTGATGGGAGGGAGTATATAATCACAACCAGAGATCTTGCCAAGATTACGGGAGGCTCTATGGATATGCAAGGTTGTGATATCAGCCTATTCTTCGAGAAACTACCGAAGGGATTGAAAGGAACTCCTAAGAAGGTCGTAGGGAGAGCCTCAACATCTATGACTATGGCCTACAGGATCCAGCGGGCTATGACTAATGGCGTAGATGTTATCCTTATAGACGAAGATAACTCTGCAGTGAATCTTCTTGTAAGTGGTTTGCTGTCTAAGTGGTTTGAAGGAGTGAAATCTCTCTCAGAAATTATGATGAAGGAGAGGGAAAAATTAACCTCTGCCTTCATCATCACTACCAGTAGTTTAGATCTACTAACTGCACTGGCAGATAGGGCTATCTATCTCGAGGACCACGAAGCGAAGTACCTTGATCTAGAGTATTTCAGAGAAGAATTGAGTAAGTATTACTTAGAGTTAAGTAGAGAACTGAAGAGGATAGGAGGTGATAAAGGTGGTGGAACTACTGGCTCCTGCAAGGGATCTAACATGTCTTAA
- a CDS encoding cobalt-precorrin-7 (C(5))-methyltransferase gives MRVYIVGIGPGSKEYLTLKAVETVKNADIVVGSKRALELFDIEEDKWYILSKNIVEDLKKVIEYAKKEKKSVVILSTGDPCFSGLLKTLLKYNIVNREDIEVIPGISSIQVAASKLKISWEDYHILTLHGKEENRKVLLDLIKDNKKVIFLPNKNLKEDIEYLIENGVDENKEIVICENLTYPKERIIECKLKEVLHLNLSYLVVCVVK, from the coding sequence ATGAGAGTATATATTGTAGGTATAGGACCAGGAAGTAAGGAGTACCTCACATTAAAGGCTGTTGAAACTGTAAAGAACGCTGATATCGTTGTAGGTAGTAAAAGAGCCTTAGAACTCTTCGACATTGAGGAAGATAAGTGGTATATCTTATCTAAAAATATTGTAGAGGATTTAAAAAAAGTAATAGAATATGCTAAAAAAGAGAAGAAAAGTGTTGTAATACTATCAACAGGAGATCCTTGTTTTAGCGGATTGTTAAAAACTCTGTTAAAGTACAACATAGTAAATAGAGAAGATATAGAAGTTATTCCTGGTATCTCTTCTATCCAAGTTGCAGCCTCCAAACTTAAAATCTCCTGGGAGGACTACCACATACTCACTCTCCATGGTAAAGAGGAGAATAGGAAAGTATTGCTGGATCTTATTAAAGATAATAAAAAGGTGATCTTTTTACCAAATAAAAATCTGAAGGAGGATATAGAGTATCTGATAGAGAACGGTGTAGATGAAAATAAAGAAATAGTAATATGTGAAAATTTAACGTATCCAAAGGAGAGGATAATAGAGTGTAAATTAAAAGAAGTCTTACATTTAAATCTATCCTATCTTGTTGTATGTGTAGTGAAGTAA
- a CDS encoding FUN14 domain-containing protein — MMDILQFLPDLGVGFISGVVVGWGIKVALKIVAALIALYFLSLLYLAKLGVITINKDALLGLLGSVENSLVSFGGQIVGLIHSLSLGTGFVAGFIVGFKKG, encoded by the coding sequence ATGATGGATATACTTCAGTTCTTACCTGATTTAGGTGTTGGATTTATAAGTGGAGTGGTTGTAGGGTGGGGAATAAAGGTAGCTTTAAAGATAGTTGCTGCTCTAATAGCCCTCTACTTCTTAAGTTTGCTCTATTTGGCAAAACTAGGTGTGATTACTATAAATAAAGATGCACTCTTAGGGTTGTTGGGAAGTGTAGAGAACTCTCTTGTATCCTTTGGAGGTCAGATAGTGGGACTGATTCATTCCCTTTCTCTGGGTACAGGATTTGTGGCAGGATTTATAGTAGGATTTAAGAAAGGATAA
- a CDS encoding deoxyhypusine synthase yields MEKRTKDIVLKESRDIQGLSVEGPWLDRDIDLSDILMNYYKRIGFQGTQLGKAIEIWKKVEMAREKDRNEITVFMAYTSNIVSSGLREIIAYLVKHKKVDVLVTTAGGVEEDFIKCIKPFIIGDWHLNGAKLREEGINRIGNILVPNDRYIEFEKYMKNFFEYLEELQEKEKKIVSTREFCYKLGELIDKKFSKDVKERSILYWAYKNNIPVFCPAITDGSIGDMLYFYKVEKKSKLKIDIAEDVVELNNIAVYSKKTCCIVLGGSLPKHSVINANLFREGTDYAIYITTGVPWDGSLSGAPPEEGISWGKIQKGAEYVEIWADATLVFPLLVYCVFKKK; encoded by the coding sequence ATGGAGAAAAGGACAAAAGATATTGTGTTAAAGGAGAGCAGAGATATCCAAGGCTTAAGTGTAGAAGGCCCGTGGTTAGATAGGGATATAGATCTATCAGATATCCTGATGAATTATTACAAGAGGATAGGATTTCAAGGGACACAGCTTGGAAAGGCTATTGAGATATGGAAAAAGGTAGAGATGGCGAGGGAGAAGGATAGAAATGAGATCACAGTATTTATGGCTTATACTTCCAACATAGTATCTTCTGGATTAAGGGAGATCATAGCCTATCTTGTGAAACATAAGAAAGTAGATGTGTTGGTAACTACTGCTGGAGGTGTTGAAGAAGATTTTATAAAGTGTATAAAACCTTTTATTATTGGAGACTGGCATCTCAATGGAGCCAAGTTAAGAGAGGAAGGTATAAACAGAATAGGAAATATACTAGTTCCAAATGACAGATATATTGAATTTGAGAAATATATGAAGAATTTCTTTGAATATTTGGAGGAACTACAGGAGAAGGAGAAGAAGATAGTATCTACAAGGGAGTTCTGTTATAAGTTAGGGGAATTAATAGATAAAAAATTTAGTAAAGATGTAAAGGAGCGATCTATACTTTACTGGGCATATAAAAATAATATACCTGTATTTTGTCCTGCAATAACTGATGGCTCTATTGGAGATATGCTCTACTTCTACAAGGTGGAGAAAAAGTCAAAGTTAAAGATAGATATAGCTGAAGATGTTGTAGAGTTGAACAACATAGCAGTATACTCCAAGAAGACATGCTGTATCGTATTGGGGGGCTCCCTTCCTAAGCACAGTGTAATAAATGCAAACCTCTTTAGAGAAGGTACTGATTATGCCATATATATAACTACTGGGGTTCCCTGGGATGGCTCTCTAAGTGGTGCTCCACCAGAGGAAGGGATATCCTGGGGGAAGATCCAAAAGGGAGCAGAGTACGTGGAGATCTGGGCAGACGCTACCTTGGTATTCCCACTGCTTGTATATTGTGTATTTAAAAAGAAGTAG
- a CDS encoding MinD/ParA family ATP-binding protein: MKIGFYNIQGGTGKTTLAINIAYYISDIIKTIYIDCDIYGGNSALFFNMESVPETINTYLNGMYTIDEIIHEYENLSIIVSDSTPNAFNTDFDIRKFIDLINYIDEDYEVVILDLPPNITEGNILFSNEELACKMIVVGEDSIPGIGGTLKTLELLDTLGIDVIGTIINKDRGIVNYEDVIDNIIAILPYDEDVEEHWIRGEPIIKKKTSFGKELSFLARELAESYIEKDLATMRAIKIAKEFKSQILGKSEKEDKESI, translated from the coding sequence ATGAAGATAGGATTTTACAACATTCAGGGAGGCACTGGAAAAACAACCCTTGCAATAAATATTGCATATTATATCAGCGATATTATAAAAACGATATATATAGACTGTGATATATACGGTGGCAACAGTGCTCTATTTTTTAATATGGAATCCGTTCCAGAGACAATAAATACCTACTTAAATGGAATGTATACAATAGATGAAATTATACACGAATATGAGAACCTCTCTATTATAGTTAGTGACTCTACTCCTAACGCATTCAACACAGATTTTGATATAAGAAAATTTATAGATCTGATAAATTATATCGATGAAGATTACGAAGTAGTTATACTCGATCTACCACCGAACATCACCGAAGGAAATATACTCTTCTCTAATGAGGAACTCGCCTGTAAAATGATAGTAGTTGGCGAAGATAGTATACCTGGAATAGGAGGGACATTAAAAACCTTGGAGTTGTTAGATACCTTAGGTATTGATGTGATAGGTACTATTATAAACAAGGATAGAGGCATTGTAAATTATGAGGATGTGATAGACAATATTATTGCAATATTACCCTACGATGAAGATGTAGAAGAACATTGGATTAGAGGAGAACCTATAATAAAGAAGAAGACATCTTTTGGAAAAGAACTAAGTTTCTTAGCCAGAGAATTAGCAGAGTCTTACATTGAGAAAGACCTGGCTACTATGAGAGCTATAAAGATAGCAAAAGAGTTTAAGAGTCAGATATTGGGAAAAAGTGAAAAAGAAGATAAAGAGTCCATTTAA
- a CDS encoding CBS domain-containing protein, producing the protein MDLTVIQKEILQELINIYEEKNRPVKGTEIAKRLNRNPGTIRNQMQALKALNLVDGVPGPRGGYIPTSYTYKVLGLTYEDIIEVPIYKGDKKVEGVCVEKIIFDTVAHEKACSSMIQIRGDTRLFKEGDIIRVGPTYHNKIVVFGKVIGRDDINHILLINVMGVASVPNIKVETVAIKEKLIWIEPTTKIKDTARILYENSISGVPVISNGKLVGVFTYHDLAHAISKNMENQPVEKVMTRDPITITPDKKIYDALILMEEKDIGRLIVVDKDGRVVGIITKTDVLKLIGGALFNKILKNIKGD; encoded by the coding sequence ATGGATCTAACTGTAATTCAAAAGGAGATTCTTCAAGAGTTGATAAATATCTACGAGGAAAAAAATAGGCCTGTTAAGGGAACTGAGATAGCAAAGAGATTGAATAGAAACCCTGGAACTATAAGAAATCAGATGCAAGCCTTGAAGGCACTGAACTTGGTAGATGGTGTACCTGGCCCTAGAGGTGGGTATATTCCAACGAGTTACACCTACAAGGTATTAGGTTTAACCTACGAAGATATCATAGAGGTACCTATATACAAAGGAGATAAAAAGGTTGAGGGTGTGTGTGTTGAAAAGATAATCTTCGATACTGTTGCCCATGAGAAGGCCTGCTCTTCCATGATACAGATAAGAGGAGATACAAGGTTGTTCAAGGAAGGGGATATAATAAGAGTAGGTCCTACATATCACAACAAGATCGTAGTATTTGGTAAAGTTATTGGAAGAGATGATATAAACCATATACTCCTAATAAATGTTATGGGGGTTGCAAGCGTTCCAAACATAAAAGTGGAAACTGTGGCCATAAAGGAAAAACTTATATGGATAGAACCTACTACGAAGATAAAGGATACTGCCAGAATCCTCTATGAAAATAGTATAAGTGGAGTACCTGTTATATCTAACGGTAAGTTAGTTGGGGTATTTACCTATCATGACTTAGCCCATGCAATCTCCAAGAATATGGAAAATCAACCTGTAGAGAAGGTAATGACAAGAGATCCTATCACCATCACACCAGACAAGAAAATATACGACGCTCTTATACTCATGGAAGAGAAGGATATAGGTAGGCTGATAGTAGTAGATAAGGATGGAAGAGTAGTAGGTATTATTACAAAGACTGATGTTTTAAAACTTATTGGAGGAGCACTTTTTAACAAGATACTGAAAAATATAAAGGGAGATTAA